In the genome of Streptomyces sp. SLBN-118, the window GACCAGCGCAGGACGCGGATGTCGTCGGCCTCAGCGCCGATTTGGAAGACGGCCAGCAGCTTGCCCTCGACATGGCGCAGCTGGAGGAGCCGTGCGCCCTGGAAATAGCGGTGCAGTGCGGCGAACTCCCTTACGAACTCCGGGTCGTCGAGGAGACCGGGCGCCGCGTCGTGGGGAAGACGGTTCAAGTCGCGGTCGTACAGGAAGAACACGTCATCGATCGCGGTCTCCTGCCGCACGCCGGCGGTGTGGCAGGCGACGAGCAGCGTGTCGCCGACGGCAACGAGGTCACGGGGTACGCAGGTCTGCTCCGTACGCATGTGCTCGGTGCCGGTGAGGGCGAGCTCGGTGGAGCCGAACTCCGAGATGCGCGTCGAATTGAGGGTCTCGGCGCGCCGCGCCAGCTCGGTGGCGTGCGCACCGAGCCGGGCGCGCAGCACCTCGTACGTACCGGCGTCCATGCCGGTCACCGTCGGCATCGTTGTCGCCGTCACCATGGGAATCCTTTCCTGGCCCTCAAGGGTGGGCCTGCGGCCGCCGACCCCCGTTCGGCAGCCGCAGGCCCGGTCGGTACCCGCACTCAGGCCGTGACAGACCCGTTGAGCGCGGTGAGCGGGGTGTCGGCGAGGCCGAGTTCGCCTGCCTTGTCGAGCAGTTGGCTCAGCTGGGCCGTGGGCGCGTTGCCGGTGTTCATCAGCTTCATCAGCAGCGCGGACACGGTCAGGTTCTGCACATCAGCCGTGGAGACGGAGCCCAGCACCTTCGTCAGGTCGTCGGTGAAAGACGACGAGCCGTCCAGCCACGGGCCGGCCAGCGTCTGCGCGGTGTGCGAGTGCTGGACGAAGCCGTCGACGGCCTTGCCGAATGAGATGGACTGGACGAGCCGGTCGAAGAAGACGGAATCTCCGCCGACGATGTTGATGTCGGCGTTCTCAAGACCGGTGGCGAGGACCGTGGCCTGTGCTTCGGCCACCTGCCGCTGCACATCGAGGCCGGCCAGGCGGATGTCCTTCTCCGCCTCCAGGCGCAGCCGGTACTCCTCGTGCCCGCGCGAGGCGTCGTCGAGGGCGGCCATCGCCGCGGCCTTCTCGGTCAGACCCTCCGCCTCCGCCTTGAGCTTGTCCCCGATCGCCGCCGCGCCGGCCGCGCCCTTCGCCCGTACGCCTTCGGCTTCAGCCAGCAGCAGGGCCTGGGTAGCTCCGGCCTCCGCGCGGCCGGTCTTCTCGATCGCGCCGGCTTCCTTCTCCCGGACCTGCACGGCCGCCAGTCCGGCCGCCGCGGCCTCCGCCTGGATGCCCTCCGCCAGACGGATCTTGGCGCGGGCGTCCATGTCGGCGGCCTTGCTGCGGGCCTCGGCGAGGGTGAGCTCCTCCGCCGCCCGGTGCACCGCGGCCTGCTCGGCGGCCTCGGCCGCCTTGATGTCCTTGACCAGCTTCTCCTGCGCCTCGGCCTCGGCTGCGATGATCACGGTCTGGCGCTCGCGCTCGGCCTCCTCGACTGCGCGCAGCTTCTTGATGGACTCCTCCTGCTCGGCGACCGTACGGTCCACCGCCACCCGCTCCCGGATGACCTCGGCGATCTCCCGGCGCTCCGCCTCCACCTCCTTCTCGGCGGAGATACGGGTCAGTTCGGTCTCCCGGTCCCGCGCGATGACTTCGAGCAGACGGTCCTTCTCGATGCGCTCGCTCTCGACGGCTATGACCCGCTCGCGGTTCTTCTGGGCGACCGCGACCTCGCGGGCCTGGTTCTCCCTCTGTACGCCCAGCTGCTCCTCGGTCTTCAGGA includes:
- a CDS encoding SPFH domain-containing protein — translated: MDAITMGIGLLVAVALIIAIAMLFVISRLFRKVEQGKALIVSKMRKVDVTFTGQVVLPVLHKAEVMDISVKTIDITRTGRDGLICKDNIRADIRISFFVRVNKTVEDVIKVAQAIGTARASDQTTLQDLFNAKFSEALKTVGKQLDFTDLYTKRDEFRDRIIQVIGTDLNGYSLEDAAIDYLEQTPLAQLDASNILDAQGIRKITELTAVEHVRTNEYQRHEEKELTRQNVDAREAILELERRQADAEIKQKREIETVRAREEAETARVVEEERLRAQSAFLKTEEQLGVQRENQAREVAVAQKNRERVIAVESERIEKDRLLEVIARDRETELTRISAEKEVEAERREIAEVIRERVAVDRTVAEQEESIKKLRAVEEAERERQTVIIAAEAEAQEKLVKDIKAAEAAEQAAVHRAAEELTLAEARSKAADMDARAKIRLAEGIQAEAAAAGLAAVQVREKEAGAIEKTGRAEAGATQALLLAEAEGVRAKGAAGAAAIGDKLKAEAEGLTEKAAAMAALDDASRGHEEYRLRLEAEKDIRLAGLDVQRQVAEAQATVLATGLENADINIVGGDSVFFDRLVQSISFGKAVDGFVQHSHTAQTLAGPWLDGSSSFTDDLTKVLGSVSTADVQNLTVSALLMKLMNTGNAPTAQLSQLLDKAGELGLADTPLTALNGSVTA